Proteins co-encoded in one Neovison vison isolate M4711 chromosome 9, ASM_NN_V1, whole genome shotgun sequence genomic window:
- the LOC122916907 gene encoding olfactory receptor 13J1, which translates to MEPDNRTEISEFFLKGFSGYPALEHLLFPLCSTMYLVTLLGNTAIVAVSILDVRLHTPMYFFLGNLSILDICYTSTFVPLMLVHLLSAQKTISFIGCALQMCLSLSTGSTECLLLAIMAYDRYLAICQPLRYPVLMSPQLCLSLAGSAWVLCLFKSVTETVIAMRLSFCGHHVINHFTCEILAVLKLACSDTSVSEALLLAGAILLLPIPLAFICLSYALILATILSVPSAAGRRKAFSTCSAHLAVVMLFYGTVIFVYMKPKSKEARISDEVFTVLYAVVTPMLNPVIYSLRNKEVKEAARKVWGRSWTSK; encoded by the coding sequence ATGGAGCCGGACAACAGGACAGAGATCTCTGAGTTCTTCCTGAAAGGATTTTCTGGCTACCCAGCCCTGGAgcacctgctcttccctctgtgcTCAACCATGTACCTAGTGACCCTGCTGGGGAACACGGCCATTGTGGCAGTGAGCATCCTGGACGTCCGCCTGcacacacccatgtacttcttcctgggAAACCTCTCCATCCTGGACATCTGCTACACATCTACTTTTGTGCCCCTTATGCTGGTTCATCTCCTGTCGGCCCAGAAGACCATCTCCTTTATTGGCTGCGCCCTCCAGATGTGTCTGAGTCTCTCCACAGGCTCCACGGAGTGTCTGCTTCTTGCCATCATGGCCTACGATCGCTACCTGGCCATCTGCCAGCCCCTCAGGTACCCCGTGCTCATGAGCCCTCAGCTCTGCTTGTCACTGGCCGGATCTGCCTGGGtcctctgtctcttcaaatcAGTGACTGAAACAGTCATTGCCATGAGGCTGTCCTTCTGCGGCCACCATGTGATTAATCACTTCACCTGTGAGATCCTGGCAGTGCTGAAGCTGGCGTGCAGTGACACCTCAGTCAGTGAAGCCCTCCTGCTGGCGGGGGCCATCCTGCTGCTGCCTATCCCGCTGGCCTTCATCTGCCTGTCCTACGCCCTCATCCTGGCCACCATCCTGAGCGTGCCCTCAGCTGCTGGGCGCCGCAAAGCCTTCTCCACCTGCTCGGCACACCTGGCTGTGGTGATGCTGTTCTATGGCACCGTCATATTCGTGTACATGAAACCCAAGAGCAAGGAGGCCCGCATCTCCGATGAGGTCTTCACGGTCCTCTACGCTGTGGTCACACCCATGCTGAACCCTGTCATCTACAGCCTGAGGAACAAGGAAGTGAAGGAGGCGGCCAGGAAAGTGTGGGGTAGGAGCTGGACGTCCAAGTGA
- the LOC122917473 gene encoding olfactory receptor 13C7-like isoform X1 has product MTCPRSGCLVSRPARTSSDSRVVWTGRRDKEMTNQTAVTEFILLGLQEHRNLETVLFVLCLGIYSVNVLGNSLLMGLSVLDPRLHSPMYFFLSNLSLMDICGTSSFVPLMLVNFLEAQRTISFPGCALQMYLTLALGSTECLLLAVMAYDRYVAICQPLRYPEIMNGQTCVWMAVLSWGTGFANSLLQSLLTWSLPFCGHNIINHFFCEILAVLKLACGDISLNALMLVVATAVLTLAPLLLICLSYVVILATILRVPSAAGRRKAFSTCSAHITVVVVFYGTISFMYFKPKAKDPDLDKIIALFYGVVTPSLNPIIYSLRNTEVKAAALALLGGGLLSRKMAHPLCCSSPLSCTAG; this is encoded by the coding sequence atgacctgcccaaggtcaggtTGCTTGGTTTCCAGACCAGCAAGAACTTCTTCTGACTCACGTGTGGTCTGGACAGGAAGGAGGGACAAGGAGATGACAAACCAGACGGCTGTGACAGAATTCATCTTGCTGGGGCTCCAAGAGCACCGTAACCTTGAGACAGTCCTGTTTGTGCTCTGCCTGGGCATCTACAGTGTCAATGTCCTGGGGAACTCCCTCCTCATGGGGCTGAGCGTGCTGGACCCCCGCCTGCACAGCCCCATGTACTTCTTTCTCAGCAACCTCTCCCTCATGGACATCTGTGGCACATCCTCCTTTGTGCCTCTCATGCTGGTCAACTTCCTGGAAGCCCAGAGGACCATCTCCTTCCCTGGCTGTGCCCTGCAGATGTACCTGACCCTGGCACTGGGTTCCACAGAGTGCCTGCTCCTGGCCGTGATGGCCTATGACCGTTACGTGGCGATCTGCCAGCCACTTAGGTACCCAGAGATCATGAACGGGCAGACTTGTGTGTGGATGGCAGTGCTGAGCTGGGGGACAGGCTTTGCCAACTCACTGCTGCAGTCCCTTCTCACCTGGAGCCTCCCCTTCTGTGGTCACAATATCATCAACCACTTCTTCTGTGAGATCTTGGCAGTGCTGAAACTGGCCTGTGGGGACATCTCTCTCAACGCACTGATGTTAGTGGTGGCCACAGCGGTCCTGACGCTGGCCCCACTCCTGCTCATCTGCCTGTCCTACGTTGTCATCCTTGCTACCATCCTTAGGGTGCCCTCTGCTGCAGGCCGGCGCAAAGCCTTCTCCACCTGCTCTGCCCACATCACAGTGGTGGTGGTTTTCTATGGGACCATCTCCTTCATGTATTTCAAGCCCAAGGCCAAGGACCCTGACCTGGATAAGATTATTGCACTGTTCTATGGGGTCGTGACGCCCTCACTGAACCCCATCATCTACAGCCTGAGGAACACAGAGGTGAAGGCTGCTGCCCTAGCCCTGCTCGGGGGaggcctgctctccagaaaaaTGGCCCACCCTCTCTGTTGCTCTTCACCTCTATCATGCACGGCAGGCTAG
- the LOC122917473 gene encoding olfactory receptor 13C7-like isoform X2, which produces MTNQTAVTEFILLGLQEHRNLETVLFVLCLGIYSVNVLGNSLLMGLSVLDPRLHSPMYFFLSNLSLMDICGTSSFVPLMLVNFLEAQRTISFPGCALQMYLTLALGSTECLLLAVMAYDRYVAICQPLRYPEIMNGQTCVWMAVLSWGTGFANSLLQSLLTWSLPFCGHNIINHFFCEILAVLKLACGDISLNALMLVVATAVLTLAPLLLICLSYVVILATILRVPSAAGRRKAFSTCSAHITVVVVFYGTISFMYFKPKAKDPDLDKIIALFYGVVTPSLNPIIYSLRNTEVKAALNHLILKTHIRE; this is translated from the coding sequence ATGACAAACCAGACGGCTGTGACAGAATTCATCTTGCTGGGGCTCCAAGAGCACCGTAACCTTGAGACAGTCCTGTTTGTGCTCTGCCTGGGCATCTACAGTGTCAATGTCCTGGGGAACTCCCTCCTCATGGGGCTGAGCGTGCTGGACCCCCGCCTGCACAGCCCCATGTACTTCTTTCTCAGCAACCTCTCCCTCATGGACATCTGTGGCACATCCTCCTTTGTGCCTCTCATGCTGGTCAACTTCCTGGAAGCCCAGAGGACCATCTCCTTCCCTGGCTGTGCCCTGCAGATGTACCTGACCCTGGCACTGGGTTCCACAGAGTGCCTGCTCCTGGCCGTGATGGCCTATGACCGTTACGTGGCGATCTGCCAGCCACTTAGGTACCCAGAGATCATGAACGGGCAGACTTGTGTGTGGATGGCAGTGCTGAGCTGGGGGACAGGCTTTGCCAACTCACTGCTGCAGTCCCTTCTCACCTGGAGCCTCCCCTTCTGTGGTCACAATATCATCAACCACTTCTTCTGTGAGATCTTGGCAGTGCTGAAACTGGCCTGTGGGGACATCTCTCTCAACGCACTGATGTTAGTGGTGGCCACAGCGGTCCTGACGCTGGCCCCACTCCTGCTCATCTGCCTGTCCTACGTTGTCATCCTTGCTACCATCCTTAGGGTGCCCTCTGCTGCAGGCCGGCGCAAAGCCTTCTCCACCTGCTCTGCCCACATCACAGTGGTGGTGGTTTTCTATGGGACCATCTCCTTCATGTATTTCAAGCCCAAGGCCAAGGACCCTGACCTGGATAAGATTATTGCACTGTTCTATGGGGTCGTGACGCCCTCACTGAACCCCATCATCTACAGCCTGAGGAACACAGAGGTGAAGGCTGCT